One stretch of Cohnella algarum DNA includes these proteins:
- a CDS encoding DHA2 family efflux MFS transporter permease subunit, translating to MILGAFLATLNQTVMTVAIPELIGEFKIAAATAQWLTTGYMLVNGVLIPITAYLMQRFSTRQLFQASMWIFLVGTIVSALATNFPVLLTGRMIQAAGAGITMPLLMNVILTIFPPEKRGAAMGMVGLAIIFAPAIGPVVAGYILESFAWETMFYGMIPLTLIVIVCGMIYLKNVSEKGHTNLDVLSVVFSTVGFGAMLYGFSRAGSEGWSSAEVISTIAAGVAALALFAWRQLVSSHPLLDLRAFKYNMFSLTSVINIAVTMVMYADMMLLPLYLQNARGYTALESGLLMLPGAIVMGLLMPAAGKLFDRFGAKWLAVTGLLITIVTTIGFIDLTESTSYTYLVLMSTGRRIGMALLLMPIQTAGLNQLPSRLHAHGTAISNTIRQVAGAVGTSLLVTIMTNRTQAHLTDMMTAGGTDGASQERMTLDATIQGINDSYVVIVGFGVIALLLSFFIRRGTQASEDTNDRNEAAVKRTAAESR from the coding sequence ATGATTTTGGGCGCCTTTTTGGCTACGCTGAATCAAACGGTCATGACCGTTGCCATCCCGGAACTGATCGGAGAATTCAAGATTGCGGCGGCAACGGCCCAATGGTTGACGACCGGCTATATGCTGGTAAACGGAGTTTTGATCCCGATCACGGCGTACCTGATGCAGCGCTTTTCCACTCGCCAGCTTTTCCAGGCCTCGATGTGGATCTTTCTTGTCGGCACGATCGTATCCGCCTTGGCGACGAATTTCCCGGTCCTGTTGACGGGGCGCATGATCCAGGCAGCCGGCGCCGGCATCACTATGCCGCTGCTGATGAACGTCATTTTGACGATTTTTCCTCCCGAAAAGCGCGGCGCCGCAATGGGCATGGTCGGGTTGGCGATCATTTTCGCCCCGGCGATCGGACCGGTCGTTGCCGGTTACATTCTGGAAAGCTTTGCATGGGAAACGATGTTTTACGGGATGATTCCGTTAACGCTCATCGTCATCGTTTGCGGCATGATTTATTTGAAAAATGTATCAGAAAAGGGGCATACGAATCTCGATGTTCTCAGCGTCGTCTTCTCTACGGTCGGGTTCGGCGCTATGCTGTACGGCTTTAGCCGCGCCGGCAGCGAAGGATGGTCGAGCGCCGAGGTGATTTCGACGATCGCCGCGGGCGTTGCGGCGCTTGCCCTGTTCGCCTGGCGGCAGCTCGTTTCAAGCCATCCGCTGCTGGATCTGCGGGCCTTCAAATACAACATGTTCTCCTTGACGTCCGTCATTAACATTGCGGTTACGATGGTCATGTACGCGGATATGATGCTGCTCCCGCTGTACTTGCAAAACGCTCGCGGCTATACGGCCCTCGAGTCCGGTTTGCTCATGCTTCCCGGCGCGATCGTCATGGGTCTTCTCATGCCGGCCGCCGGCAAGCTGTTCGACCGATTCGGCGCCAAATGGCTGGCTGTGACCGGTCTACTCATCACGATCGTCACGACGATCGGTTTCATCGACTTGACGGAATCGACCAGCTATACGTATCTGGTGCTCATGTCGACAGGCCGCCGCATCGGCATGGCCCTGCTCCTGATGCCCATTCAGACGGCCGGGCTCAATCAACTGCCGTCCAGGCTGCATGCGCACGGCACCGCGATCTCCAATACGATTCGGCAAGTGGCCGGCGCTGTCGGCACCTCCCTGCTCGTCACGATTATGACGAACCGGACTCAAGCGCATTTAACCGACATGATGACCGCCGGGGGAACGGATGGCGCTTCGCAAGAGCGGATGACTCTGGACGCCACGATTCAAGGCATCAACGACTCGTATGTCGTCATTGTCGGATTCGG
- a CDS encoding TetR/AcrR family transcriptional regulator, with the protein MENRTTRIDPRILRTRQLLRDAFVELLQEMDVEKISVNRLAERATINRVTFYLHYRDIPDMMEKLADEMNEDFSRILHGKSQSAEASPEGKEATLVELLEHIAHNAKFYKAVLATKRLPIFTERLSKLLSEMITERLEKSEKDVLASGLTVRRDIAIWFGSSALIGVIISWLRNDMPYSPHFLAEQFSMLTSSRSR; encoded by the coding sequence TTGGAAAATCGAACGACTCGTATCGATCCTCGCATCTTGCGCACGCGCCAATTGCTGAGGGATGCCTTCGTCGAATTGCTCCAGGAGATGGACGTGGAAAAAATTTCGGTCAATCGGCTTGCGGAGCGCGCCACGATCAACCGCGTTACGTTTTATCTTCATTATCGGGACATACCGGACATGATGGAAAAGCTGGCGGATGAAATGAACGAGGATTTCAGCCGGATTCTGCACGGCAAATCCCAAAGCGCCGAGGCTTCTCCCGAAGGCAAGGAAGCGACATTAGTCGAGCTTCTGGAGCATATTGCCCATAACGCGAAGTTTTACAAAGCCGTTCTCGCCACGAAGCGTCTTCCGATTTTCACGGAACGGCTGTCCAAGCTGCTGTCTGAAATGATTACGGAAAGACTGGAAAAATCGGAGAAAGACGTTTTGGCTTCCGGGTTGACGGTTCGAAGGGATATCGCAATCTGGTTCGGTTCCTCCGCTTTGATCGGCGTGATCATTTCCTGGCTGCGCAACGACATGCCTTATTCGCCGCATTTCCTGGCCGAACAATTTTCCATGCTGACATCTTCGCGCTCCCGATAG